Sequence from the Helianthus annuus cultivar XRQ/B chromosome 13, HanXRQr2.0-SUNRISE, whole genome shotgun sequence genome:
GAGTGGAAAGCAAAGATAGGAGGGTTGGGCTGGGTTAACAGACCAAGTGTGAGAATATACTTTGATAACGTTTTGCCTATGATGCATGGCTTTGGGAGAAACTTCTGCCTAAAATTTCCTTGTAGCATTCTTCACTATAATGGGGCATGCAACTGACAATGCAGTCGTCAACAAACAATTCTTGCACAATGATACACCAGATGTTCAAATGAACCAAATGAACTGGTGTAGTTATATCATCCAATGCTTGCAACACGCCAAAACCGCATGGGCTCCCAAAAAGCATTACACAGGGCCACTGATCATACTTGCGGTAAGAATAAAATTTCACTATTCATTTGTATGTCATTATAACGCCAAAAAATATATGTCATTTGAAAATCTATTTTGTTACAGCTTACCTTGGTGAACGATGCttgcaatttaaaaaaaatgggaCCGAAAAGAAGGATACCCAATTGAGTGGGTTACAACAGAAACTCTTGATTTATTTGGAAGAGCAATGGAAAAACACCTTGTGGGCAATGAAGTAAAAAGGAATACAGTCAAAAAAGGTAAAGGAAGCAAGCCccaaaaaaacaagaaaaatgtaGATTGTTGTTcgtgaagaagatgatggtgatgatgctgagaatgaagatgaagataaTGTCCACAATGTCGATGAGCATGATGACGAGTTTGATGACGATTATGGTTTTTATCATGATGATCATTATAACTATGAACTGCAAAACGCCATGCCCTTCAATGATGCTAAAGAGGCTTCACTTCAAAGGATGGTGAATGAGGATATAGAAAGCCAGGAAACGATGTTTGAAGTTTCTGCATCAGGAAACCATGCTCTTATCAGAGAAGTAACACAGTATGACAACATTTTCGCTGAAGaagaaaaacaaaacaaagaacCTGAAGAGGTAtgttgtttaaaaaataaattagaaaaacaaaaaacaccataatacacaaaatccttttatttattataacagGAAATGGCTGATAAATTGGATGGAGCATACAAAGAATTAGAAGACTGTTACAATAAAATGAGCACATTGTTAAAACAGTCAAAGACTGAATACCCAAACAGCCTCCTAGTACACATTAAATACTCACAATGTATGACATTGTTGGAGAACATCTCAAAATTTGTTGACGAAAACGCCAAAGAAATGCCAGCTGAAACAGAAGAAGATACACAagaaactgatgatgaaaatgaggtggTACTAGGAGATGAAAATGAACAAGAAGGGGAAAAGGAGAAGGCTGAAAAAGAAAATGCCATTAAAGAGCAAACAGTTCATGAAAACGCCAAAGAATTTGAAAATGAAGAACAAGGAGAGGAAGGATGCGAAAATGAAAAAGAAAGGGAGAAGGAGATGGCTGGACTTGAAAACGCCATTGAAGGGGAAACAATTGATGAAAACGCCATGCAAGTGGAAATACCTCATGAAAACGCCATTGAAGATGAAAATGAAGGAAACggaaaagaagaaggagaaggagaaggaaaaggaaaaggggaaggagaagaagaagaggaagggGAGTGGGAAGAGAATGGTGAAGGGGATGGAGAAAAGAAGGAAAAGGAGAaagagaaggagaaggagaaAGGTAAGGAAAAGGAGATACAAGGGATGGGGCAATAGAGAAAACGCCGAACCATCGACTGCTACAACAATGCCAatatatgatgatgaagaggatacTACATTATCAGATGAAGATGTAAACGAAAAGGATATTGAGAGGTGGGGTTGTGATTTCAAGACACTTGAATATCACATTTCAAGATACAATGGGGTAAAAATAATTAAGAGGAATATTGCTAAGATTTTGGAGCTGCCAGGACAAGATCTAAAACAAATGATTGATATTAAAGAAGGTCTTGACAATTCAAAGATGGTGGATGAAGCAATTAAAGCAATAAAAAAACATCTGCAACTTGCTGAAGAGACCCCCAAAATGCCTGTATTTGATAAGACACCAAACATTGCCACGACAGAAACAAAAGACAGTCAGGCATTCAACACTGAAAAAGAAAAAACTGAAGGGGAGATGGTGAACAAAAGTGTTGACCAAGAAGGGGCAGTGTTTAATAAAACGCCATATGAACAGCCACCAACTACATCTGGGAAAAACCTCTTGAAAAGTTTTGAAGAGGAAGAGACACCAAATAAACCCCATGATGAAAACGCCATCaacacatcaccaccaaaaacgcCAAACATGTCAGATGTGCAGGAGAAAGGTGATGAGGACAACACTCCAGACATCACAAAGCTGATgcaagaaaataaaattttaaacccTGAAGAGCTGCCTGGTGATGAAAAAGCTgataaagatgatgaagaagataaaaacataaaaaataagaATGTGGCTGAAGAGGAGAAGAGAGATAAAAAAAATTGAGCGAGGCATGTTTGTCACCTTATCTAAGGAGGCAAGTGGTTATACATGAAAAAAGGACAAACCCTGAAAATAACCTCTCCACATACATCTTCATTGGGATCAGCGATTATGAGTATGTACACTTCTCtcaaaataaaacgccaaactttcaATTCATAACGTTTACTTGAGAATATGCATGCAAAAACAATCAaaacgccatgtaatataatagaATGTGTTTGTATAACTACCGCCAAATGATAATCTTTAGAACACAGCTGTTCAAGATGGGAAGAACAACtcaaaataaaacgccaaactatCCATTCATAACGTTTACTTGAGAATATGCATGAAAAAACAATCAAAACGCCATATATTATAATAGAACGAGTTTGTATAACTAAAACGCCAAATGATGTTTTTTTAGAACTGAGCTGTTCAAGATGGGAGAAAAGTTTCTCATGAGGGTGATATGTTAGAGCATGAAACCAGGATTTCAAGCACACGTCTCAATTATTCTAAGTTGGGCACATATCCTGAACTATGAAGAAAGATACAAGGCTCAAGAATCACCCTCAAGGTTATTCTGCACAGAAATACTGCTGGTAACtctttttctatatatatttgATAACATTATAAAATGACATTGTTTTATTGTTTAATTATGTGGTACTCAATATTACAGAATCCTCCGGCATACTACGAAACGATAACAGAAGATGCACGAAACAATGAATTCAATAGAAACATGGAAACTGTTCTGAAAAACACACGTTTCAAAGAAGACAAGAAACAGAAAACCATCAAGGATTATGAACTGGTCTTCATGCCAATAATCTAGGAAAGACATTTCTATGTTGTCTGTTTCAACATGAAACACAAAAGAGTTGATGTATTGGACAACAGCCGTGTAGGGGATAAAGTAAGCATCAAAAAAACGTATGAAGGATGGGTGGAAAAATTGGTAAGTATCTTAAAAACTTTGAATATAGGAACTATGTtgacaaaacgccaaactaatatatataaaaaaaatgtgAAAACTGCAGCACGGAGCTTTTGCAAACTACTTGCGTATAAAAAATCACCCAAAGCATGAGATCATGAGCAAGACGAAGGTTGTCAGACAAAAGATGGATTTGAGGACAAAGTCTAACGTCATCGACTGTGGAATTTTCGCAATGAGGCATATGTAAACATACATGGGGGATATAGCTAGTTGGAAAAGTGGTTTGGCAACAGAAGATGCCCCAAATCAACTCCAACAAAAACAGCTAAATGAACTAAGGGTAAAGTACATTGGAAAATCCTGTTTCATAGCGAAAATGAAAACATACACCTAGTGAAAAGTTGTCTGAATACATTCATGGCTTATGGGGGAGAAAGAACACGTAAGTTGTTTGACAAAGCAGAAGAGAGAACAACAAAACGAATTTCAGAATATGTAGATTAGCTAAACGCCATATATTTTAATGTTGACTATCATGTTTTACTCTTTAAATTATTACATCTACATGTTTGGTTGTGTGATCTACTACCGTATTTCGATAAATCAAATAAAACGCCATGATTAGAAAAATTAACAAAAGTAAGTAACCatttaaaacataaacaaaattaaaataaagggttaaaaaactaaattaagacaagtagaaaacaaaaaaaaaaagaccaaATCTATGGGAAATTAATAAAATGCCATTAAAAAATAAACGCCATTCGTAAAAAAATACTTTTtaaaaaaacgccatgaaaaagcAAGCATAAAGATGAAAACACCATTAAAATATAAACGCCATTCGTAAAAAAATACACTTTAAAAAAAAGCCATGTAAACTAGCATAAAGATGAAAACGccatatatatttaattatttttgggaAAAGCAATCATAACGCCATTGTTTAACGGGGAGTGGACAATGACAATCGTACCTCGGCATAACAATTAGCGCTCCcagccacgtgttgggccaggatccgttctcaccgttgtcacacttttcaccgttctctcctgatcccgtttataaatatatatatatatatcgtttaATAACCGAAATAACTATAACCAAATCATAACCGCGGATTAACCGAACCATGGTTAACCGCCTATCGGTTATGGTTACGGTTAACACTTTGCATTGCAGTACTTATTTCTGGTAGTTTTCTTGTTCGTATACtatttattgtaatataattgtgCTAGATATACGTCATAAGCGAAGTCATGGGTTAGTCCATATCATCGTGGTGTGCATGGTTGTAAGCTAAAATAGCTCGTATAAGAACATAATCAGGTTTTATTTATTGAAACATTAATAAACTATATACAAGAATACAACCATATTTTTATCTaaataaccatatatatatatatatatatatatatatatatatatatatatatatatatatatatatatatatatatatatatatatatatatatatatatatatattttatttgagaagaaatttaatatgagaagaaaaagaagaaaagggcatattagtaaaatactatttcatttataactcatatcattaatttttctctctttaattaattagtcaactagtCATTAATTAtgctacatataatctacaaaacctacacatatcaaaattttcctacatataccctacacattatagaattttatcctacacaactaaaatttattctacacacctcgaaatatatcttacacaactcgtaatttatcctacataactagtaatttattctacactttaaattaagttgttttttcttaatttggaaaaaaatatatatattgaaaagaagttacaaatttaatttagttagttattaaagaggaagaatacaaattaatgatttacgtaagtttaccaatatacccttatattaaattaaatgcaaatattaaatgaagtaaattgaagcattcttattggttgaaacttcttcttttttcttctttcaaaaaaattcttctcatttgaactctcgaatatatatatatatatatatcagttaaTAACCGAAATAACTATAATCGAATCATAACCGCTGATTAACCGAACCATGGTTAACCGCCTATCGGTTTTGGTTATGGTTAACACTTTGCATTGTAGTACTTATTTCTGGTAGTTTTCTTGTTCGTATACTATTTATTGTAGTATAATTGTGCTAGATATACGTCATAAGCGAAGTCATGGGTTAATCCATATCATTGTGGTGTGCATGGTTCGATCTGATAAGTTATTATCTTGCACCGAAGTTATCGGTtaatctattttattaaccaattggTTTTCGGTTAATTAATTTCATTTGTTCAGTTAGTTAGATTGATGGTTTTTTTAAATGGTTCGTTTAGTTTCAGTTAATAGCAAAACTACACTTTGGTTAAAACTTTTGTTTAGAAATACATGAAACTAAGGTGTAAATACATGAAACagatgtataaatacataaattgaaaatataaatacatgaaataaaagtataaaatagagttaattacacaaatgggtcctgtggtttatacctaatttcgcctttaggtactaactttttttaacagatttaggttttatggtttcaattttgtaacacctttgggtactaacaccaaaatttgttaattaatgactaacatacccttgcatttttttaaaatttatcaatgtaacacatttgggtactaacacctaattttatttaagttaaaatcaattttataaaatctatttatttttttattttcatctttttattatatctcttaattaacataaaatctatttatttttttattttcatatttttattaaatttcttatttaacttaaaatctacttgttacactagtatttttttaaatagatttttaa
This genomic interval carries:
- the LOC110900841 gene encoding glutamic acid-rich protein-like; the encoded protein is MGHATDNAVVNKQFLHNDTPDVQMNQMNWCSYIIQCLQHAKTAWAPKKHYTGPLIILAIVVREEDDGDDAENEDEDNVHNVDEHDDEFDDDYGFYHDDHYNYELQNAMPFNDAKEASLQRMVNEDIESQETMFEVSASGNHALIREVTQYDNIFAEEEKQNKEPEEEMADKLDGAYKELEDCYNKMSTLLKQSKTEYPNSLLVHIKYSQCMTLLENISKFVDENAKEMPAETEEDTQETDDENEVVLGDENEQEGEKEKAEKENAIKEQTVHENAKEFENEEQGEEGCENEKEREKEMAGLENAIEGETIDENAMQEKKKRKGSGKRMVKGMEKRRKRRKRRRRRKVRKRRYKGWGNRENAEPSTATTMPIYDDEEDTTLSDEDVNEKDIERWGCDFKTLEYHISRYNGVKIIKRNIAKILELPGQDLKQMIDIKEGLDNSKMVDEAIKAIKKHLQLAEETPKMPVFDKTPNIATTETKDSQAFNTEKEKTEGEMVNKSVDQEGAVFNKTPYEQPPTTSGKNLLKSFEEEETPNKPHDENAINTSPPKTPNMSDVQEKGDEDNTPDITKLMQENKILNPEELPGDEKADKDDEEDKNIKNKNVAEEEKRDKKN